A part of Liolophura sinensis isolate JHLJ2023 chromosome 1, CUHK_Ljap_v2, whole genome shotgun sequence genomic DNA contains:
- the LOC135469996 gene encoding protein henna-like → MDAGLSKIKKPRSAMLRRSSSLQRYHGYVHDYKDKEGSVSIVFSVTEKVGALAGALKIFETYGVTLHHIESRPALEDPSGYEFFVACDNQTGGLKQAIEALRAKSKELQVLSRNLEEDVGMGVPWFPRRIKELDRFANQILSYGSELDSDHPGFTDKEYRSRRKVFADIAYNYKHGQPIPRAEYTESEVKAWGTIFRELTKLYPTHACHEFNHVFPLLIDNCGYREDNIPQLEDISNFLKECTGFSLRPVAGLLSSRDFLAGLAFRVFHSTQYIRHSSKPMYTPEPDICHELLGHVPLFADPQFAQFSQEIGLASLGAPDEYIEKLATVYWFTVEYGVCKEDGKLKAYGAGLLSSFGELQYALTDKPEIRPFEPVKTAVQKYPITSYQPVYYVADSFADAKEKIKSFASTVPRPFSVRYNPYTQSIEVLDNEHQVLNLTAMIKGDLSILEDALQKLLNNGAR, encoded by the exons ATGGACGCTGGCTTGTCCAAAATCAAGAAACCACGATCGGCAATGCTG AGACGATCCAGCTCCCTGCAGCGTTACCATGGTTACGTGCATGACTACAAGGATAAAGAAGGTAGCGTCAGCATCGTGTTTTCTGTAACTGAGAAAGTGGGTGCTTTGGCAGGTGCGCTGAAGATCTTTGAG ACCTATGGGGTAACACTCCATCACATCGAGTCCCGCCCGGCTCTGGAGGACCCTAGTGGCTATGAGTTCTTCGTTGCCTGTGACAACCAGACTGGGGGCTTAAAACAGGCCATCGAAGCTCTGAGAGCAAAGTCAAAAGAGTTACAGGTGCTGTCACGAAATCTTGAAGAAGATGTCGGAATGGGAG TTCCATGGTTCCCTCGTCGTATCAAGGAACTGGATAGATTTGCCAACCAGATCCTGAGCTATGGGTCAGAACTAGATTCTGACCATCCT GGATTTACCGATAAAGAATACCGGTCGAGGAGGAAGGTGTTTGCTGACATCGCTTATAATTACAAGCA TGGTCAACCAATCCCCAGAGCAGAGTACACAGAGTCAGAAGTCAAAGCTTG GGGTACAATTTTCCGCGAGCTAACCAAACTCTACCCTACTCATGCCTGTCACGAGTTCAACCACGTCTTTCCCCTTCTGATTGACAACTGTGGCTACAGAGAAGATAACATCCCACAGCTGGAGGACATCTCCAACTTCCTTAAAG AATGTACAGGGTTCTCCCTCCGGCCTGTGGCAGGGCTGCTGTCATCTCGAGATTTCTTGGCTGGTCTCGCATTCCGCGTTTTCCACTCTACTCAGTACATCCGCCACAGCTCTAAACCCATGTACACACCCGAACC GGATATTTGCCATGAACTGCTGGGCCATGTTCCACTGTTTGCGGATCCACAGTTCGCCCAGTTTTCACAAGAAATCGGATTGGCCAGTTTGGGAGCACCTGATGAGTACATTGAGAAGTTAGCCACA GTGTACTGGTTCACTGTGGAGTATGGGGTATGCAAGGAAGACGGCAAGCTGAAGGCTTATGGGGCGGGGCTCCTCTCTTCATTCGGAGAGTTACAA TATGCGTTAACAGACAAACCTGAGATTAGGCCATTTGAACCTGTGAAGACAGCGGTTCAGAAGTACCCCATTACCTCATACCAGCCTGTCTACTACGTGGCTGACAGCTTTGCTGATGCCAAGGAGAAAATCAA GTCCTTTGCCTCAACTGTGCCTCGTCCGTTTTCTGTGCGGTATAATCCGTATACCCAGAGTATAGAGGTGCTGGACAATGAACATCAGGTGCTTAACCTCACAGCCATGATCAAAG gTGACTTGTCCATTCTGGAGGATGCTCTGCAGAAGCTTCTGAATAATGGTGCCCGATGA